Genomic segment of Rhodococcus sp. W8901:
CAGACCATCGGCGGCCGGCGCACCAGTACGCGCTCGAGGAGTTCGGCGTGACGGCAGCCGACGTCGAGGCGAAGTTCGCCGCCACCGCCTGAAGCACGTCCTCGAAACATCAACCAGAACAGGGATACTCACATGAACGCCACCTGGGAGAAGTTCTGCGCCGATCTGCTCGACACCGGCAACATCCTGCAGCACGAGGTCGTCCCGCAGGATCCGCTGACGCAGGCCGAGGGCGTCCGCTACCTGTCACGCCTTCTGCGTTATGCGACGATCAACTGCGTCGAGTACACCGATCCACGGTGGCCGCAGTTCACGTCGGCGCCCAACCCGAACATGATGACGAAGATCGGCGCCGACAACCCCGACAACATGTACATGCGCGCCAACATCTCCGGGAACTACACCTACCGGATCACCGGCACGCGGGGCACGGTCCCGCTGGTGACGTTCGGGTCGCGCGTCAACCGCTACCACATCGACGGCACCATGATGCAGACCGGCGACCTGCACATTCACGACATCGAGGTCGATGAGCACGGCCGCTTCGAGTTCATCGCGAGCGTCGACAAGCCCGCCGAGGGTGCCTGGCTGCCGATGGCGCCGGACAGCAACCTCATCTCCGTCCGCCAGACCTACCGGGACCGGCGCAACGAGGTCCCCGCCGAGCTGTCCATCGAATGCCTCGACCCCGACGGTGAATTCGTGCCGCTGAGTCGCGAGGAGATGGGCGAGCGCCTCGGGAAGGCGGTCGGCATGGTCCGCGGCACCGCCAACACGTTCCTCGAGTGGTCCCGCAAGTTCCAGCCTCACACCAACGAGGTCTTCGACTGGGGGCAGGACTACTTCCAGAACGCCGGCGGCGACCCGACGATCTTCTACCTGCACGGTTACTGGAAGCTCGCCGAGGACGAGGCGTGG
This window contains:
- a CDS encoding DUF1214 domain-containing protein is translated as MNATWEKFCADLLDTGNILQHEVVPQDPLTQAEGVRYLSRLLRYATINCVEYTDPRWPQFTSAPNPNMMTKIGADNPDNMYMRANISGNYTYRITGTRGTVPLVTFGSRVNRYHIDGTMMQTGDLHIHDIEVDEHGRFEFIASVDKPAEGAWLPMAPDSNLISVRQTYRDRRNEVPAELSIECLDPDGEFVPLSREEMGERLGKAVGMVRGTANTFLEWSRKFQPHTNEVFDWGQDYFQNAGGDPTIFYLHGYWKLAEDEAWVIETEVPNCEYFNFVLQNFWVESLDYNRTNIYINNHTAKLNDDGTLTIVVSAKDPGYGNWIDTDAHTEGTWAMRWIKADSHPIPTSKVVKI